Below is a genomic region from Desulfobacter sp..
TTGCACTTTTTCAAAATTCAGGATGGTTTTACCCGAATTTTTCCAGCAGATCGTTTATTTAAAATCAGTGATGTCCGGTTAGGTTTTTGCTTGCTCAATAATTTTTTGATCTTTGACAATATTGTCCCTGTTTGAACTATGAGAGCCCTGCTCCTCGCAGCCAAACAGGTCATTTAGAATGGCGGTTCGCAGCTGCCGAACTCTTTTGATCGTGACCTTTTCATTAAACTGTTTTTGGCAATGGATTGCCAGTAACAGGTAAGTGATAAGGCCGCCAAGAATCTGAACCATAAGGCCGTATTCACTGCGGGCAATGAGATGATATACCTTCAGATGTTCTTTCCACCATTTGAAAAAATCCTCAATGGTCCACCGGAGTTTATAAATTGTTGCTATTTGTTCCGCTGTTAAATCATGCCTGTCAGTTGCCACATAGTATTTGACGCCAGCAATTTTATAGCCAACAACCCGAACAGGCCTTTTCGTCTGGTTTTGATTCGGAGTACCAAGTTTAACCAGTGCATCATAAAAAATGTAGCTGTCGGAAGGGGTCTCGTGGTTATCAATAATTGTTCTTGTTGTCCTGGTTTTTATACGGCAGACAAAATGTTTGCCTTGCTCCTGAAGCAGGTCAAATTCTTTATGGGATTGATATCCACGATCCATAACACCTGTTTGCCCCTTGGAAACTATTTTGGGAACAAAGGTGCGTTCAGCGCCGTTGCCTTCAGTCAAAAAGATTTTGTTTGGGATTCCGTGATTAATGTCAAATCCGCAATGTACTTTGGCTTTTTTACTTCCTTTTCTGTAGTTCGCCCAGTGCATTGAAAGGACTGCATTTATGAGACTACCGTCAATGGAAACCAACTCTCCTAACTCGGCGTGTTCACCCGGATGACACTCAAGAGCCTGTTTATAAAGATCCTCAAAGATAAATTGCAGTTGTTCGAGTCCCCTGTGATTGATGGCTTCACAGAAACTACTACGGCTGATACCACCGTCTGGCGCAATATTTTCTTTAGCAAAAACATTCTCCTTGAGATCCTGAATTAAATGTCGGGCAGACTTGTGCTCCTGAAGATGGAAATAAACCAAAGCATTTATCTGGTCTTCGAATGTCATTTTTAAAGGGCGGTCTCCTCGAGATTGTAATTCCGGTGCTTTTGAAAGTGACTTTATCAGAGGGCACCTGAAATTGTCAAAGTTCAGGGACCGTAGTTGTTTTTTAGGGACTGAGATGTGCGTCATTTGAGCTCCTTGAGTTAAATTTTCAAGGAGCTCAAAAATTTTTACGCACATTTGTCAACACAAAACCGACTGTTTTTTCAATGATT
It encodes:
- a CDS encoding IS4 family transposase, whose protein sequence is MTHISVPKKQLRSLNFDNFRCPLIKSLSKAPELQSRGDRPLKMTFEDQINALVYFHLQEHKSARHLIQDLKENVFAKENIAPDGGISRSSFCEAINHRGLEQLQFIFEDLYKQALECHPGEHAELGELVSIDGSLINAVLSMHWANYRKGSKKAKVHCGFDINHGIPNKIFLTEGNGAERTFVPKIVSKGQTGVMDRGYQSHKEFDLLQEQGKHFVCRIKTRTTRTIIDNHETPSDSYIFYDALVKLGTPNQNQTKRPVRVVGYKIAGVKYYVATDRHDLTAEQIATIYKLRWTIEDFFKWWKEHLKVYHLIARSEYGLMVQILGGLITYLLLAIHCQKQFNEKVTIKRVRQLRTAILNDLFGCEEQGSHSSNRDNIVKDQKIIEQAKT